The genomic interval AAAACTACAAGCTTCTTATATCTGGCTAGGTGTTTGGGAAAAGAATTTTAGAGCCGTTAGTTTTTACACTAAAAATGGTTTTGCACAATTTGCAACACATATTTTTAGATTGGGCGATGATGAACAAACGGATTTAATGATGAAAAAAGTTTTATAAGTCTAGCTAACAGTTAAATATAAACCCGCAGTTTGTCATTCCGAGGAATGACAAGATTGGGAGGATTTTTAATCTAAAAAAACACCTAAATTTTAATGAAAAAAAGACAACTTTTACTGCTTTTGCTAATTCTTGGCACTGCTTTCTGGGGTATCTCCTATTCAATTACCAAAATGGCGATTGGGAATTATTCGCCTAACACTTTTTTGTTTTATCGTTTCTTTCTGGCGGTAATAGTTTTGAGTATCGTTTTTTGGAAATACGTTAAAAACACGAATCTTGAAGCTATCAAAACTGGTTTTATTCTTGCTGTTCCGATGTTTTTAGGTATTCAATTGCAGACTGTTGCTCTAACATACACAACAGCTTCACAATGTTCTTTTATTGCGGGATTAACTGTGATTATTATTCCGTTGATAAAATTGGCTTTTTATAAAACCACAACACCTCTGAAAATCTGGATTGCGGCTTTGACAGCTTTAACTGGTTTATTTATTATCGCTGTACAAGAAAAATTCACGATAAATTTTGGCGATTTGCTTACCATTGCCGGCGCATTTGCTTTTGCTGTTTATTTAATTTCGGTTGAAAAACATTCCATATCAAAGAATCTTTTGTATTCAATTGTTCCAATGTTTTCATTTTGTGCTTTGTTTACTTTTTGTCTGGCATTTACAGATCAACATGCAGAATGGTTTCCAAAAAGTGATACATTTTGGCTTGGCGTTGTTTACTGTGCTTTGTTTTCTACCGCTTTTATGTATACGGTTTCTAATATTTCGCAACGTTATTTATCTGCAGAACGCGTTGCCGTAATCTATTTATTTGAACCCGTTTTTGGCGCTATCGGAGCTTTTTTTATTTTAGGAGAAAATCTTTCTTGGCGTTTGCTTTTGGGTGGAACTTTAATCTTTTCAGCCACAATTATTTCTGAAGTCAATTTTAAAAAGACTAAAATCAAAATTGTCGCTGATAAAAATTAGATATTATTATTTCACGCAGATTTAAACAGATTTTAGCAGATTAAATATGATTAAATCAATAAGCGAAAATTTATTCAACGCATAGAAACATAGCTCACTATTATAAGTAAAGGCGTTTCACTTGTTTAAACAAACATAGTTGACTATGTGTTATAAACTAGTTTCTTTCGATTAACTCTTTGTAAAAGAAAAAATCTATGTTTCTATGTGTTTAAAATTAATATATCTTACAATGGCAAAAGCGTATCCTCAGGATCGCAAGGAAAATATATTATAATATCAGTACCTTCACCTGGTTTTCCTTCTGCTCTAATATCACCGCCAACGGCTTGCATGATTTTTTTACATAATGCAAGACCTATGCCTGATCCCGTATATTGTTCTTGTGTATGAAGTCTGGTAAAAATCTTAAATATAGATTCGTTATACTCTGACTCAAAACCAATTCCGTTATCCGAAAAACGAACCCAATGGCAATATACTTTAAACAAATCATGAATAATTACAGGCTCTTGAGAAGCTGTAATTGTAATTTTTGTCGTTCTTTCTTGAGAGGAATATTTTAGCGAATTCTGAATAATATTGACAAATAATTGTCTCATTAAAAAACCAATAGCATGAACTTCTGGTAACTTTTCAGATTCAATTACAGCATTGTTTTCTAGAATTACTTCATTCATTTCTTTGATTGTCGATTCTAGAATTTCATTCAGATTTACTTCTTGCAAAGTATCTCTTGTATTTTTGATGCGAGTATATTTTAGAATATCTTCCAATAATCCGCTCATTCTATTGGCAGATTTTGAAACTCTTTCTAATGAATTTGAAATGGATTCTGTCGAAATAACATCAATTTCTGATAACATTTTAGAAGTAATAAGCTGAATTTTACGCAAAGGTTCCTGTAAATCATGCGTACTGATCCAGTTGATGTTTTCTAGTTCAGAATTCGTTTCTTTTAAGATTTCGCTTTGATTACGATATTTTTCTTCTTCCTCACTCAACATAATCAAAATAAGTTGATTATGTAAAGTATGAGTATATTGAACCGTAGCATTAATTTCGTACTGTTTCCAGTTGCTGCTTTGGTTCTTTACAATTTGTTTATAGATATTAAATGAGTTGCCAGGATGTAGTCCCGTACTGTCTTTTAAAATTCTTTTTTCTGGATCGCCGCCCCATTTAATTTCCGAAATCGTTTCTGGTCTAAACCATACAACATGTCCATTGTTACCCAATGGTTGGTAAATAATTCCAGCAAAATTGGAGTTTTCATCAAATTCAGGAAAATGCTCACTAATTTTATTGGTAGAGAAAAAATCAGTAATATCATTACCTTTAAGCTGTCTGATTAAACTAATAATTTGTTCATCAGAAGGCGTTAGACCATTTTTATAAATTTTATTTCTCGTAATAATCGATACGCCAGAAGCATTTGCAATTTCTAACAATTGTCGAGCCTGCACAATTTTTTCTATCGATTCTTTTAAAACAGGAAGTTCCAGACTTGTCAATTGTTCTAATGCCAAATTCGTTTTCTGAGCACTAATATATTCATCATTAGATTGTCTGATATCGATTTGAGAAGTAATAAACTGTCCTTGAAGTTTTGCCGCCAATCTAATTTCAGGAGAAATATTTTTCTCTGAATAATGATGGCAAGCAATTAATCCCCATAATTTTCCATGATGAATAAGCGAAATAGTCAATGTTGCGCCAACTCCAATATTTTTTAGATATTCTACGTGAATCGGCGATGTACTTCTTAAAATAGAAAGGCTTAAATCAAGATTTTTTCCTTCCCTATCATCAACTGTATAAATGGGAACAGGCACATAATCAATATCAACAATCAATCTCAACAGATTTTTGATATATAATTCTCTGGCTTGCGCAGGAATATCGGTGTGCGGATAGTGTAAGCCTAAAAAAGGTTCTAGATCTTCTCGGCAATCTTCTGCAAACACTTCTCCGTTGTATTGTTCATCAAAACGATAAATCATTACACGATCATAACCCGTAATTTCTCGCGTTCCCTGTGCTACAAGTGCGCACAAATCTTTAAGCGAAGTAGTTTTATTCATCTGACTTACAAACTGAATCGTTTGTTTATAAGCATCAGCCAATTTTTCCCTATCAACAAAAAGCAATTCTGCTTCCAGAACATAAATCCCGTCGCTTTTATGAATGTTTATTTGAAAAAATTTGCCTAATAATTCAATTTCCAGAGGAAAAGCATCTCTAAATTCATCTCCGTTAGTATAAGCTAAAATTTCTTCTTCGGCAGTAATTCCAAAAACTGCAGAAAAATCTTTTCCTAACATCTCACTGTGAGAAACACCAAAATAAGAGGCAACATTTTCTGAACAGAAATCTATTTTCCATTTAAGTGTAATACCAAGTAAAAAGCCATGTGGCTGTATTTTACCTGGAATATGTATGGGTTCATGTTCGCAATTGGTTAAGTTAACAAGATCGCGATTAACTATATCCTTAATCTTCATTTGCCTATCTTCGATCAAAATGCTTGTAAATGTTATCAAAAGCAAATATTGCTCCTTCTATAATTTCCTCTCCGCAATTATGCTCCTGTTCGTATTCTGCTAGAAAATTCAGGAAAGATTTCCAGAAACTTCCTGTTTTATCGCCATAACCGTTAAAATACGAAACACCATTTTCTACAGAAAGCTCTGGTAATTTTGAAACATTTTTTAAAATAAATCTTCCGCCAAGTGTTGAACCTTCAACAACATATAAAATTCCCAATGCAAAAGGAGTTGAAATTCCTTCTGTTTGAAAAACTTTTTCATTATTGGTTTTATTCGAATTTAAAAATAATAGATCATTTTCTATCAGATGTTTCTTTCTTCTTTGTTCTAAATCATCAATTAAATCAGAAAAAAAGGGAAAAATTAAGCCTTCTGTATCATTATGAACATCGTGCATTAAACTTAAATAATAGGTATAATCTTCGATTTTCATGTCGGGTGACATTATTGACATTGAAACTGGAAGTTCTTCTAATTTCTTATGAGAATCTGAAGTTTGCGTTTTTAAATCACTAAGAAAATTAGAAGCTATTGAAGAAGTTGAATTTGTACTCATTATTGATTTTTTCTTTATTTATAAGAGTCAATTATCAACTCCTTATTCACAAATTTAAAAAAAAAACTGAGCATTTAAAATCCCTTTTTAAACATTTTTAATACTCTTCAATCAGACAGATTTCAAAAGTTGTTTTTTCCTCTTTAGTATTATAAAGAATATAACCGCCGTGAGCTTCCACAATATTCTTCGATAAAGTCAAGCCTATCCCCGCACCTTCATTTCTGGTGGTAAAAAACGGAAGAAATATTTTGTCTTCAATTTCTTTTTCTATTCCTTTTCCGTTGTCTGAAATCTTTATGAAAATTCTATTGTCTTTGGCTCCAGCCGCAATTATGATTTGTTTAGAAATTACATTTTCTAATGCATTTATAGAATTTGTCATTAAGTTAATCAACACTTGTTCAATTTGTTGTTGATCTACATGGATTGGATATTTCGCTTTTGCATTATTAATGACCTCTATATTTTCTTTTTTAAACAACGGATTCATGACCTGAACACAGTTCTCAATTAAATCCTGCAACATTATAGATTCTTTTTTGGGAGATGGAAGCATTGCTAATTTTCGATAACCTTCTACAAATTTCTGCAAATGATCGCTTCTTCTCAACATTGTCTGCACGCTATTTTTTATATCTTCCAAATCTTCTGAAGAAAGAGAATCTTGCTCTACTAAATCTTCTAAATTTTGACAAATAGAACGAATTGGCGTAATAGAATTTAAAAGTTCATGCGAAATAACTTTCATCAAATTTATCCAAGCATCTTTTTCTTTTTTTTCAACAACATTCTGAATTGAATCTAGCAAAACGATAAAATAATCTTGTTCAAAAATCTCAGTTCGAGAAGCTTGCAAAACAAAAGTTTGTCTACTTTGTTCGTTTACACTTATTTCTAATGAAGTTTTTATTTCTTGAAAATTATCTTTTTCGAGAATTTCGCACAACGATGGCATCTGATTTTTAAGGTATTTCCATTTAGAAACTTTGGGAACATTAAAATGAGTCGAAAAATAATCATTCATCAAAAAAATACTCCAATCGTCTTCTTGCTTTTGCAGAATAATAACTGCTGTTTCAATGTTATTCAAGATCGAACGATAAATAATATCTCTAGAAATCTGTTCATTTCGATTGTCTTTCAATGTTTCATACAATTGAAATAAATCGCCATAATTTGTATCGCTTTTATGTTTAGAAAAATCTGACGTAAAATCATTCTGCAAAATCGAAGAAATGGTTTTATTGTAAAGCAAAACCATGTTTTGAACATAAAAATACATTTCGCGAACTAGCAGAAAAACCATGCATAGCCCAAATATTCCAGTAAAAAACAGATCAATTTTAAAGAAAAAAATAGACAATTCAATTCCGATAACAATCAAAATTAATCGCACGAAAATGAGTTTATAAGTTTGTGCCGTTTTAAACATATTAACTGATATTGATATTGTATTTTTCTAAACGTCGGTATAAAGAGCCTCTTGATAAACCTAGCTCTGTCGCGGTTTTACTGATATTATTGTTATTTTTTAAGAGTGCTTTTTCAACCGTAATTTTTTCTACCGCAGAAAGCTGAATATCGTCCATATTTTCTTCGTAAGGCGTAATAATTTCGAGATCTAAATCAGAAACCGTAATAATATTGTTTTCGCAAAGAATAACAGCGCGTTCTATTTTGTTTTCCATTTCACGGATATTTCCGTTCCAAGCGTGTTTTTCGATTTGCTCGAGCACTTTTTTGTCAAATTTAATCTCATCACGTGCGTATTTTTCAATCATTTTATCCAAAAGATATTCGGCAAGCGGAATTTTGTCTTCGTTTCGTTCTCTCAACGGAGGCAAAATAATTTCCATCGTATTAATGCGATAATACAAGTCTTCACGGAAGTTTTTGTCGGCAACTTCTAATTTTAAATTCAAATTGGTTGCCGTAATAATTCTAACATTCAAAGGCCTCGATTTTGTTTCGCCCAATCTTGTTACGGTTTTGGTTTGAATAACTTGTAATAATTTCGATTGTAAATGAAGCGGCACATTTCCTATTTCATCCAAAAAAATGGTTCCGTTTTGCGCCATTTCAAAACGTCCTGGCGTATCTAATTTTGCATCTGTAAAAGCACCCTTTGCATAACCAAACAATTCACTTTCGAAAATATTCGAATTTAAAGAACCCAAATCAACCGCAATAAACGGCTGATTTTTTCTTTCGGACTGTAAATGAATATGATGCGCAAGAACAAATTTTCCTGTTCCATTTTCTCCTAAAATCAAAACATTAGCATCGGTTTTGGCAACTTTATCTGCTAATGAATAAGCTTTGTTTATAATTTCTGAATTTCCTAAAAAAAAGTCATTTTTAATTTCTAACTCTTCTTTTTTATTTTTTTGATCTTTTCTAGATTTATCAACCGCTTGTTTTACCGATTCTAAAAGTTTTTTGTTTTCCCAAGGTTTCAAAATATAATCAAAAGCACCCGATTTTAATCCTTCAACGGCTGTTTCTACTTTTCCAAAAGCTGTCATTAAAATCACAACGGTTTTAGGCGAAAGCGTTTTTATTTCTTTCAATAAATATAACCCCTCTCTCCCATCTTCAAAACCAATTCTGTAATTCATGTCCAACAAAACAACATCGATCGCATTTTTCGATAATAATTCGACAATATTTTTGGGATTATTGAGCGTATAAATGTTCTCAAAATACTTTTTGAGGTACACTTTTGATGCAAAAAGAATGTCTTCTTGATCGTCAATAATTAAAATAGATGCGTTGGTCTTTTTCATTGTTGTTCAGTTTTGGACGAAAGGTGTCCATTTGTGGACAGTTTAGATTTTTATTAAAATATAATCACCTAAAAACAAATAAGTTATAAGGTTTAATTTCTTGGCATGAAAATCACTTTATAACTGGTAAATCATTAATTATTAAAGCCTTTCGGAGGTACAAATAACAAAATAAATAGCGATAATTTGAAAATAATTTATCTTAATTTTCAGACTTGTTTCTGTCATTTCCGAAGACATAAAATTTTAAAAGAAAAATCAATCAAAAACTAAAACAATCAATTTATGATTACCATCAAAAAACTTTCAAAAGTATTTAGAACTGAGGAATTGGAAACAAGAGCATTAAGTGAAATTTCACTAACGATTAATCAAGGCGATTTTGTGTCTATCATGGGGCCATCCGGAAGCGGAAAATCTACTTTATTAAACATTATCGGACTTCTAGACAGCGCGTCAGACGGAAGTTATGAACTTCTTGGACAAGAAATGATAGGTTTAAAAGAAAAAGCAAAATCTCAGGCACGAAAAGAAAACATCGGATTCATTTTCCAGAACTTCAATCTAATTGATGAATTGTCGGTTTTTGATAATATCGAATTGCCTTTAATTTACAGCAATGTTCCTTCTGCCGAAAGAAAATCTCGAGTAAATGAGATTGCCAAAATACTTGGAATTGCACACAGATTGAAACATTTTCCGCAGCAACTTTCGGGCGGACAACAACAGCGTGTTGCCGTTGCGAGAGCTTTAATCAATAATCCGAAAATTATTCTGGCCGATGAACCAACTGGAAATCTAGACAGCAAAAGCGGAAATGAAGTTATGGAACTCTTAACCGATCTTCATGCCAGCGGTTCGACAATTCTAATGGTAACACACTCTGATTACGATGCTTCTTTTTCGCAAAAAACTATTTTAATGAAAGACGGAATGATTCTTTCTGAAAAGATGAATCATAGAAATGTGGATGTTTTAGTAAACGCAAACAATTAGGGTTATGCTGAAAAATTGGATCAATATATTTATATATCAAATTAAGAATAACAAGCTTTTTACAGCATTGAATGTTCTAGGCTTGAGTATTGGAATTGCGGGATTAATTTTTGCGATTCTGTACTGGAATGATGAAAAAAGTTACGATCAATGGAATCCTAATAAAGAAAATGTCTTTTTAGTAGCCAACCAAATGGATCCGACAACTTATTGGGCTTCTAGTTCTGCGCCAATTGGAGCGGCTATAAAAGAAGCTTCTCCAGAAGTAGCGTCTTTTTGCTATGTAAATGGTAATTATGATAATGAAATCATTACTTATAATGACAAAAAAGTTCAGTCTGAAAATGTGTTGGTGGCTCAAAAAAACTTCTTTGATTATTTTCCGTATCAATTTGTTGAAGGCAATTCACAAAAAGGCCTTATTGACGGAAACAGTATTTGTTTATCTCAAGATTTGGCGCAACAACTTTTTGGAAATGAACGTGCTTTTGGCAAAAAGATAATTTTACAAAATCAGGTTGTAGTTGTGAGAGGCGTTTACAAACTAGACAAAAAATCTATTTTTAATCCTTCTTGTGTCGTAAATTTTATGGATTTACGCATAAAAAATGGCATTCAGCAATGGGGAAATTTTCAATATATTCTTTTATTGAAATTAAAAAATCCAATGCAGGCAAATTCAGTTACGAACAGTCTTTCTAAAGTTTATTACGACAACATGACTTTGCCACGTGCTGAAAGTCAAGGCATGAAACCAGAAGAGTACATAAAGAAATTTGGCGAAGTAAAACCTCATTTAGAAGCTTTAGGAACAATTCGGTTGCACACCAAAACTGGTGGATTAATCGAATCTAACGGAAATTATCAGCTTTTATTGATTGTTGTAGGATTGTCGATATTAATTCTCACGTTATCAATTGTAAATTATATTAATTCTGCAACAGCAAATGCTGTAAAACGCGCTAAAGAAATTGGAGTTAGAAAAATTATCGGAGCTTCTAAAATCAATATTATACAGCAATTTATATTTGAAACCGCAATTATTGCAATTATTGCAATTTTAATTTCGCTTGTCATAGTAGAACTTTCGCTGCCTTATTATAATGTCTTTTTAGAAAAAACATTGGTGATGCAAAGTACTCAATTCTATCTTCAGCTAATTGCCATATTTATAATCATTGTAATTGCTGCAGGAATATTTCCAGCTGTTTATGTATCAAATTTTGAAGTTCTAAAGGTTTTAAGAGGAAATTTTGCGCGTAGCAAAAGCGGAGTTTGGCTTAGAAACGGAATGCTGATCTTTCAATTTGCTGTTGCTTCTTTCTTTATTATCGGATCTTATATTGTACATCAGCAAATTAACCATATGAGTTCACGGGAATTGGGTTTTAAAGGAGACCAAATTTTAAATGTCTCTTATAGAAATATTTATGGCGAAAAGGTATCCAATAATGACCGAATGAAGAAATACGAACAAATAAAAAATGAATTACTTCGTGTTAAGGGTGTACAGCAAGTTGCAGGCGGCGGATTTGTTCTTGGATATGGCGCAAAATCTGTGATTTCGTATCATCATAAAGATATAAATATAGACGGAAATAATGTTCCTGTCGATTTTGGTGTGCTTGAAATGATGAATGTAAAATTAGCA from Flavobacterium sp. YJ01 carries:
- a CDS encoding DMT family transporter, giving the protein MKKRQLLLLLLILGTAFWGISYSITKMAIGNYSPNTFLFYRFFLAVIVLSIVFWKYVKNTNLEAIKTGFILAVPMFLGIQLQTVALTYTTASQCSFIAGLTVIIIPLIKLAFYKTTTPLKIWIAALTALTGLFIIAVQEKFTINFGDLLTIAGAFAFAVYLISVEKHSISKNLLYSIVPMFSFCALFTFCLAFTDQHAEWFPKSDTFWLGVVYCALFSTAFMYTVSNISQRYLSAERVAVIYLFEPVFGAIGAFFILGENLSWRLLLGGTLIFSATIISEVNFKKTKIKIVADKN
- a CDS encoding ATP-binding protein: MKIKDIVNRDLVNLTNCEHEPIHIPGKIQPHGFLLGITLKWKIDFCSENVASYFGVSHSEMLGKDFSAVFGITAEEEILAYTNGDEFRDAFPLEIELLGKFFQINIHKSDGIYVLEAELLFVDREKLADAYKQTIQFVSQMNKTTSLKDLCALVAQGTREITGYDRVMIYRFDEQYNGEVFAEDCREDLEPFLGLHYPHTDIPAQARELYIKNLLRLIVDIDYVPVPIYTVDDREGKNLDLSLSILRSTSPIHVEYLKNIGVGATLTISLIHHGKLWGLIACHHYSEKNISPEIRLAAKLQGQFITSQIDIRQSNDEYISAQKTNLALEQLTSLELPVLKESIEKIVQARQLLEIANASGVSIITRNKIYKNGLTPSDEQIISLIRQLKGNDITDFFSTNKISEHFPEFDENSNFAGIIYQPLGNNGHVVWFRPETISEIKWGGDPEKRILKDSTGLHPGNSFNIYKQIVKNQSSNWKQYEINATVQYTHTLHNQLILIMLSEEEEKYRNQSEILKETNSELENINWISTHDLQEPLRKIQLITSKMLSEIDVISTESISNSLERVSKSANRMSGLLEDILKYTRIKNTRDTLQEVNLNEILESTIKEMNEVILENNAVIESEKLPEVHAIGFLMRQLFVNIIQNSLKYSSQERTTKITITASQEPVIIHDLFKVYCHWVRFSDNGIGFESEYNESIFKIFTRLHTQEQYTGSGIGLALCKKIMQAVGGDIRAEGKPGEGTDIIIYFPCDPEDTLLPL
- a CDS encoding biliverdin-producing heme oxygenase; amino-acid sequence: MSTNSTSSIASNFLSDLKTQTSDSHKKLEELPVSMSIMSPDMKIEDYTYYLSLMHDVHNDTEGLIFPFFSDLIDDLEQRRKKHLIENDLLFLNSNKTNNEKVFQTEGISTPFALGILYVVEGSTLGGRFILKNVSKLPELSVENGVSYFNGYGDKTGSFWKSFLNFLAEYEQEHNCGEEIIEGAIFAFDNIYKHFDRR
- a CDS encoding HAMP domain-containing sensor histidine kinase yields the protein MFKTAQTYKLIFVRLILIVIGIELSIFFFKIDLFFTGIFGLCMVFLLVREMYFYVQNMVLLYNKTISSILQNDFTSDFSKHKSDTNYGDLFQLYETLKDNRNEQISRDIIYRSILNNIETAVIILQKQEDDWSIFLMNDYFSTHFNVPKVSKWKYLKNQMPSLCEILEKDNFQEIKTSLEISVNEQSRQTFVLQASRTEIFEQDYFIVLLDSIQNVVEKKEKDAWINLMKVISHELLNSITPIRSICQNLEDLVEQDSLSSEDLEDIKNSVQTMLRRSDHLQKFVEGYRKLAMLPSPKKESIMLQDLIENCVQVMNPLFKKENIEVINNAKAKYPIHVDQQQIEQVLINLMTNSINALENVISKQIIIAAGAKDNRIFIKISDNGKGIEKEIEDKIFLPFFTTRNEGAGIGLTLSKNIVEAHGGYILYNTKEEKTTFEICLIEEY
- a CDS encoding sigma-54 dependent transcriptional regulator, which codes for MKKTNASILIIDDQEDILFASKVYLKKYFENIYTLNNPKNIVELLSKNAIDVVLLDMNYRIGFEDGREGLYLLKEIKTLSPKTVVILMTAFGKVETAVEGLKSGAFDYILKPWENKKLLESVKQAVDKSRKDQKNKKEELEIKNDFFLGNSEIINKAYSLADKVAKTDANVLILGENGTGKFVLAHHIHLQSERKNQPFIAVDLGSLNSNIFESELFGYAKGAFTDAKLDTPGRFEMAQNGTIFLDEIGNVPLHLQSKLLQVIQTKTVTRLGETKSRPLNVRIITATNLNLKLEVADKNFREDLYYRINTMEIILPPLRERNEDKIPLAEYLLDKMIEKYARDEIKFDKKVLEQIEKHAWNGNIREMENKIERAVILCENNIITVSDLDLEIITPYEENMDDIQLSAVEKITVEKALLKNNNNISKTATELGLSRGSLYRRLEKYNINIS
- a CDS encoding ABC transporter ATP-binding protein, with protein sequence MITIKKLSKVFRTEELETRALSEISLTINQGDFVSIMGPSGSGKSTLLNIIGLLDSASDGSYELLGQEMIGLKEKAKSQARKENIGFIFQNFNLIDELSVFDNIELPLIYSNVPSAERKSRVNEIAKILGIAHRLKHFPQQLSGGQQQRVAVARALINNPKIILADEPTGNLDSKSGNEVMELLTDLHASGSTILMVTHSDYDASFSQKTILMKDGMILSEKMNHRNVDVLVNANN
- a CDS encoding ABC transporter permease, whose amino-acid sequence is MLKNWINIFIYQIKNNKLFTALNVLGLSIGIAGLIFAILYWNDEKSYDQWNPNKENVFLVANQMDPTTYWASSSAPIGAAIKEASPEVASFCYVNGNYDNEIITYNDKKVQSENVLVAQKNFFDYFPYQFVEGNSQKGLIDGNSICLSQDLAQQLFGNERAFGKKIILQNQVVVVRGVYKLDKKSIFNPSCVVNFMDLRIKNGIQQWGNFQYILLLKLKNPMQANSVTNSLSKVYYDNMTLPRAESQGMKPEEYIKKFGEVKPHLEALGTIRLHTKTGGLIESNGNYQLLLIVVGLSILILTLSIVNYINSATANAVKRAKEIGVRKIIGASKINIIQQFIFETAIIAIIAILISLVIVELSLPYYNVFLEKTLVMQSTQFYLQLIAIFIIIVIAAGIFPAVYVSNFEVLKVLRGNFARSKSGVWLRNGMLIFQFAVASFFIIGSYIVHQQINHMSSRELGFKGDQILNVSYRNIYGEKVSNNDRMKKYEQIKNELLRVKGVQQVAGGGFVLGYGAKSVISYHHKDINIDGNNVPVDFGVLEMMNVKLAKGRFLSPEYSQDTINSMLINETALKLLNEKDPIGKKINWDSKEAIIVGVVKDFNVGNPGEPIPPITIFHFKSVPWFSNLLNNIYIKADPKTMPQTIADIENVWSKKVDSNYPFSFDFVDKEYARSYQNYVKQKNLFSLLNIFVIVIALIGLFALASYSIERRMKEIAIRKTLGAETNVLLKELCKQYIVFSIIGFVIALFPAYYLLNKWLENFAYRIGISIYPFLTGFTVLLFLTLSVVISRAYQATKVDVLKYLKYE